The following proteins are encoded in a genomic region of Musa acuminata AAA Group cultivar baxijiao chromosome BXJ2-11, Cavendish_Baxijiao_AAA, whole genome shotgun sequence:
- the LOC135627008 gene encoding zinc finger protein CONSTANS-like, producing the protein MRPRGGGIRVKQCELCVRPARIHCESDEASLCWECDAKVHGANFLVARHSRCLLCRSCQSPTPWRAEGARLRPTFSVCERCAATTSSSAEGSGGGEGCGAGDEEEGEGEGGRRDREEDEEEEEEDDDEGENQVVPWSLTPPPAASSSSSSEGEEEPGRIANGGGFLKRMRGNADLSVSQDDLACSSSLPSYLPPSPAPSPAASATMAAAAKDEASSCASAFRSSKDRKRPALRPEPATDTASAMLDVRVHGRVDLMTRLLSSSDPNRYKNLEG; encoded by the exons ATGCGACCGAGAGGAGGAGGAATAAGGGTGAAGCAATGCGAGCTGTGCGTTCGGCCGGCGAGGATCCACTGTGAGTCGGATGAGGCGAGCCTATGCTGGGAGTGCGACGCCAAGGTGCACGGCGCCAACTTCCTGGTGGCGCGCCACTCCAGGTGCCTGCTCTGCCGGAGCTGCCAGTCGCCCACGCCGTGGCGCGCGGAGGGCGCCAGGCTGCGCCCCACCTTCTCAGTCTGCGAGCGGTGCGCCGCCACCACCTCGTCCTCGGCCGagggcagcggcggtggcgaggGGTGTGGCGCCGGcgacgaggaggagggagagggagaaggcggAAGAAGGGATCGTGAGGAggacgaagaggaagaggaggaggacgacgacgaagGGGAGAACCAGGTGGTGCCATGGTCTCTGACACCGCCTCCGGCTGCGAGCTCGTCGAGCAGCagcgagggcgaggaggagccAGGCCGGATAGCGAATGGCGGCGGCTTCCTGAAACGGATGCGGGGAAATGCCGACCTCTCCGTCTCGCAG GACGACCTGGCCTGCTCGTCGTCTCTCCCGAGCTACCTCCCGCCGTCTCCGGCACCATCTCCAGCGGCGAGCGCCACGATGGCGGCAGCGGCGAAGGACGAGGCCAGCTCCTGCGCCTCGGCCTTCCGTTCCTCCAAGGATCGCAAGAGGCCCGCCCTTCGCCCGGAGCCGGCCACCGACACCGCCAGCGCCATGCTCGATGTCCGCGTCCACGGCCGCGTCGATCTCATGACTCGGCTGCTGTCTTCCTCCGACCCAA ATCGATACAAGAATCTCGAAGGTTGA